The window GTCCGGCAGCGCGGACGTGCTGGAAGCGCTCGGCATGGACCTTGCCGCGGAACCCGCGAGAGTGCAGCGTGCGCTCGACGAGGCCGGGATCACCTTCATGTTCGCCCCCAGGTTCCACTCCGCGATGAAATACGCGATCGGCCCGCGGCGCGAGATCGCCATCCGGACGATCTTCAACATCCTCGGCCCGATCAGCAATCCCGCCGGCGTGCGGCGGCAGGTCGTCGGCGTGTTCAGCGAGGAACTCGGCGATACATATGCCAAGGTACTCGCGGAAACCGGCCACGTGCATGCGTTCGTGGTCCACGGGACCGATGGGCTGGACGAGGTATCCCTCGCCGCGCCGACGATCGTCTGGGAGGTCCGGGAGGGGAACGTGAAGCGTTTCCTCTTCGACCCTCGCCAGCTCGGGTTCGATTACGTCCCCCTGGGAGCCCTTCGCGGAGGGGATTCCGCCGCGAACGCGAAGATCCTGACAGGAGTCCTCTCCGGCGACGCTGGGCCCGCGCGGCAGGCCGTGATCGTGAACGCCGCATTCGCCGTTGTCGCAGGCGGGAAAGCGGAGGACCTGAAGGAAGGGGTGCGGACGGCGACCCGCTCGATCGATTCGGGCGCGTCGCTGGAACGGCTGCGGGGATTCCTCGACATCCTCGGAAAGCGGGAAGCGCGCTGACCCACCTCGATCGCATCCTGTCGGGCGTCCGCGAGGACCTTTCCGCCCGGAAGGCGACGGTTCCGTTCGGGGAACTTCTTCGGATCGCCTCGAAGCGCGGGCCGGCAAGGGATCTCCTCCGGACGATCCCGGAGGGTCCGGGCATCATCGCGGAGATCAAGCGCGCCTCGCCTTCCCGGGGATGGATCCGACGCGATCTCGATGCCGTCGCCACCGCCGGCGCCTATATAGCGGGAGGGGCGTGGGCGGTATCCGTGCTGACGGAGGGCCGCCTCTTCGGAGGGACGCTCGCGGACCTCTCGGACGTCCGTGCGGCGTTCCCCGACGCGACGCTCCTGCGGAAGGATTTCGTGCTGGACGAATACATGCTGGCGGAGTCCCGGGCGCACGGCGCGGATCTCGTCCTGCTCATGGTCTCCGTCCTCGGGGAGAAGACGGGAGAGATGGCGGCGCTGGCCTTCGCGCACGGCCTCGAGCCGCTGGTGGAAACGCGGGACGCGGCGGAGATCGCGATCGCCGCCCGTTCGGGGGCGCGGCTGATCGGGATCAACAACCGGAACCTCGACACCTTGACCGTTGACCTCCGCACGGGGACCCGGCTGCTCCCGCTTCTTCCCGCCGGGGCGTACCCTGTCGTGGAGAGCGGCATCTCGACGGCGGACCAGGTCCGGGACTTCCACAGGGCCGGCGCACGTCTCTTCCTGATCGGGGAGTCCCTGGCCGGGAGCAAAGACCCCGCTTACACGATCCGCCGGTATATGGGAAAATGAACGGGCATCCGACGACCGACCAAGGCGCAAGGGAGCCGAATCGATGAAAGTGAAGTTTCTCCTCAAGGACTCGGAGATACCGAAGACCTGGTACAACATCATGGCGGACATGCCGAATCCTCCGGCGGCGGTGCTCCACCCCGGCACCGGCAAGCCGGTGAGTCCCGACGATCTCGCCCCGCTGTTCCCCATGGCCCTGATCGAGCAGGAAGTCTCGACGCAGCGCGAGATACCGATCCCCGAGGCGGTCCGGGACATTTACACCCTCTGGCGGCCGACCCCGATGTTCCGCGCCCTTCGCCTCGAGGAGGCGCTGGGAACGAAGTCGAAGATCTACTACAAGTACGAGGGCGTCAGTCCCGCGGGGAGCCACAAGCCGAACACCTCGATCCCCCAGGCGTACTACAACAAGATGGCGGGACGGAAGAGGATCGCGACGGAGACTGGGGCCGGGCAATGGGGTTCCGCAATGGCCCTCGCCGGGTCGTTCTACGGCCTCGAGGTGAAGGTGTACATGGTGAAGGTCAGCTACAACCAGAAGCCGTACCGGCGCATGCTCATGGAAACGTGGGGCGCGAAGGTCGTGCCGTCTCCCAGCCGGGACACCAACTCGGGACGCGCCATACTCGCCGCGGATCCCGAATCTCCCGGATCCCTCGGCA is drawn from bacterium and contains these coding sequences:
- a CDS encoding indole-3-glycerol phosphate synthase TrpC, with amino-acid sequence MSGVREDLSARKATVPFGELLRIASKRGPARDLLRTIPEGPGIIAEIKRASPSRGWIRRDLDAVATAGAYIAGGAWAVSVLTEGRLFGGTLADLSDVRAAFPDATLLRKDFVLDEYMLAESRAHGADLVLLMVSVLGEKTGEMAALAFAHGLEPLVETRDAAEIAIAARSGARLIGINNRNLDTLTVDLRTGTRLLPLLPAGAYPVVESGISTADQVRDFHRAGARLFLIGESLAGSKDPAYTIRRYMGK